A single window of Methanothermobacter marburgensis str. Marburg DNA harbors:
- a CDS encoding thiolase domain-containing protein — MRDVAIIGVSQTKFGELWEVSFRDMITEAGLGAIEDAGVEGADLEAMYVGNMSAGLFIKQEHISSLIADHAGLTPIPSTRVEAACASGGLALRSGIMAVASGYHDIVIAAGVEKMTDVVDPTPAIATASDQEWEAQQGVTFPSLYAMMARRHMYEYGTTREQLAMVSVINHENASNNPRAQFPMKVTVEQVINSTMVADPLRLLDCSPISDGAAAVILCPAEMAREYSDTPVYVKASAQASGTIALHDRRDITRIDATVNAARSAFKMADLTPGDIDLVEVHDCFSINGILAVEDLGFVEKGEGGRAFEEGMTRIDGDIPVNPSGGLKARGHPLGATGIAQAAEVVWQLRGEAGKRQVEGAEIGMTHNIGGTGGTAAVHIFSR; from the coding sequence ATGAGGGATGTAGCAATTATTGGAGTCTCACAGACAAAATTCGGAGAACTCTGGGAAGTCTCATTCAGGGACATGATAACCGAGGCCGGCCTCGGTGCCATAGAGGATGCTGGAGTTGAAGGTGCAGACCTCGAGGCCATGTACGTTGGTAACATGTCAGCGGGCCTCTTCATAAAACAGGAGCACATTTCTTCACTCATCGCAGATCATGCCGGTCTAACACCAATACCCTCAACAAGGGTGGAGGCCGCCTGTGCATCAGGTGGACTCGCCCTGAGGAGCGGTATAATGGCCGTGGCATCAGGATACCATGATATTGTGATAGCAGCAGGTGTTGAGAAGATGACCGACGTTGTTGACCCCACACCTGCAATTGCAACCGCATCCGACCAGGAATGGGAGGCCCAGCAGGGTGTAACCTTCCCATCACTCTACGCCATGATGGCAAGGAGGCACATGTATGAGTACGGTACAACAAGGGAGCAGCTCGCCATGGTCTCCGTGATAAACCATGAAAACGCCTCAAACAACCCAAGGGCCCAGTTCCCCATGAAGGTCACGGTTGAGCAGGTCATCAACTCAACCATGGTCGCGGATCCACTCAGACTCCTTGACTGTTCCCCCATCTCTGATGGTGCAGCAGCAGTCATACTCTGCCCCGCCGAGATGGCCAGGGAATACAGCGATACCCCCGTCTATGTGAAGGCATCTGCACAGGCATCAGGTACCATTGCACTGCACGATAGAAGGGATATAACCCGGATTGACGCCACCGTGAATGCTGCAAGATCCGCATTCAAGATGGCAGATCTTACACCAGGGGACATAGACCTTGTTGAGGTCCATGACTGCTTCAGCATAAATGGTATACTGGCTGTTGAGGACCTTGGATTTGTTGAGAAGGGTGAAGGTGGAAGGGCCTTTGAGGAGGGCATGACCCGAATCGATGGTGACATACCCGTAAACCCCTCAGGGGGTCTCAAGGCACGTGGTCATCCACTAGGGGCCACAGGTATCGCCCAGGCAGCTGAGGTGGTCTGGCAGCTACGTGGTGAAGCCGGTAAAAGGCAGGTTGAGGGTGCTGAGATAGGTATGACCCACAACATCGGTGGAACCGGTGGGACAGCAGCTGTTCACATATTCTCAAGGTAG
- the lonB gene encoding ATP-dependent protease LonB, with amino-acid sequence MKTTIKNFRTEGSVSYEGTDDKKESGRSLSYETSKDIDVPERLIDQIIGQEEAVETIKKAAEQRRNVLLIGEPGVGKSMLAKAMAELLPREKLQDILVYPNIDDPNNPLIGTVPAGEGRKIVMNHKNRARAQDEKKNLFMMLIISFILVLGFMVNQFLAAIIAAGIVFLALQQFRPRTTVMVPKLLVNNEGRQVAPFVDATGAHAGALLGDVRHDPYQSGGLGTPAHERVEAGMIHRANKGVLYIDEIGTMKMKTQQELLTAMQEKKYSITGQSETSSGAMVRSQAVPCDFVLVASGNLQVLEGMHPALRSRIRGYGYEVFMKDTMPDTPENRDKLVQFVAQEVEKDGRIPHFSREAIEEIIREAQRRAGKKDSLTLKLRELGGLVRAAGDIAKSRGAELVETRDVMEAKKLSRTLEQQIADRYIVQKKKYSVFKSEGGEVGRVNGLAIIGDRSGIILPIAAEAAPAQSKEEGRIIATGKLGEIAREAVQNVSALIKKYTGTDISNYDIHIQFLQAYDGVEGDSASVSVATAVISALEEIPVDQSVALTGSLSIRGDVLPVGGVTGKIEAAAEAGIKKVLIPASNMGDVMIEKRYEDKVKIIPVETLGDVLEHALIGKGKESLLERMQKISDIVPSIMKKPAMH; translated from the coding sequence ATGAAAACCACCATTAAAAACTTCAGAACTGAAGGATCTGTTTCATATGAAGGTACTGACGATAAGAAGGAATCAGGGAGAAGCCTTTCATATGAAACCTCAAAGGACATAGATGTCCCTGAAAGACTCATAGATCAGATCATAGGTCAGGAAGAGGCAGTTGAGACCATAAAAAAGGCTGCAGAACAGAGGCGTAACGTATTATTAATAGGTGAACCCGGGGTCGGCAAATCAATGCTGGCCAAGGCAATGGCGGAACTCCTGCCCCGGGAGAAACTCCAGGACATACTGGTTTACCCCAACATAGATGACCCAAACAACCCCCTCATAGGTACTGTACCCGCTGGGGAGGGCAGGAAAATCGTCATGAACCACAAGAACAGGGCAAGGGCACAGGATGAGAAGAAGAACCTCTTCATGATGCTCATAATATCATTCATCCTTGTCCTCGGCTTCATGGTTAACCAGTTCCTTGCAGCCATAATAGCGGCGGGTATAGTCTTCCTGGCCCTCCAGCAGTTCAGGCCAAGGACCACCGTCATGGTGCCCAAGCTCTTGGTCAACAACGAGGGAAGGCAGGTTGCCCCATTCGTGGATGCAACCGGTGCCCATGCAGGTGCGCTCCTTGGGGATGTGAGGCACGACCCCTACCAGTCAGGAGGCCTTGGCACACCGGCACATGAGAGGGTCGAGGCCGGGATGATACACAGGGCCAACAAGGGGGTCCTCTACATAGACGAGATAGGGACAATGAAGATGAAGACCCAGCAGGAACTCCTCACAGCCATGCAGGAGAAGAAATACTCCATCACGGGTCAGAGCGAGACAAGCAGCGGTGCAATGGTGCGCTCACAGGCCGTCCCCTGTGACTTTGTTCTCGTGGCGTCAGGTAACCTTCAGGTGCTTGAGGGCATGCACCCTGCCCTCCGTTCAAGGATTAGGGGATACGGTTACGAGGTTTTCATGAAGGACACAATGCCTGATACACCTGAAAACAGGGACAAACTTGTCCAGTTCGTTGCACAGGAAGTTGAAAAGGATGGAAGGATCCCCCACTTCAGCAGGGAGGCCATAGAGGAGATAATAAGGGAGGCCCAGAGGAGGGCCGGTAAGAAGGATTCACTCACACTCAAACTCCGTGAACTCGGGGGTCTTGTGAGGGCTGCAGGGGACATTGCCAAGAGCCGTGGCGCGGAACTGGTTGAGACAAGGGATGTGATGGAGGCAAAGAAACTTTCAAGGACACTCGAACAGCAGATCGCGGACCGATACATTGTACAGAAGAAGAAGTACAGTGTCTTCAAATCAGAGGGTGGGGAGGTCGGACGTGTCAATGGACTTGCAATAATCGGTGACAGAAGCGGCATCATCCTCCCGATAGCTGCAGAGGCAGCCCCCGCCCAGAGCAAGGAGGAGGGGAGGATAATCGCCACAGGTAAACTGGGTGAGATTGCCCGTGAAGCTGTTCAGAACGTAAGTGCCCTCATCAAGAAATACACAGGTACAGACATATCAAATTACGACATACACATCCAGTTCCTCCAGGCATATGATGGTGTGGAGGGTGACAGTGCAAGCGTTTCAGTGGCAACAGCCGTGATATCAGCCCTCGAGGAGATACCCGTGGACCAGTCAGTCGCCCTAACAGGCTCACTGAGCATACGTGGAGATGTGCTCCCTGTGGGTGGGGTTACAGGGAAAATAGAGGCGGCTGCAGAGGCAGGGATAAAGAAGGTACTCATACCAGCCTCCAACATGGGGGACGTCATGATTGAGAAGAGGTATGAGGATAAGGTTAAGATAATACCCGTTGAGACCCTCGGTGATGTCCTGGAACACGCCCTCATTGGTAAGGGCAAGGAGAGCCTCCTTGAGAGGATGCAGAAAATAAGTGATATAGTACCCTCAATCATGAAGAAGCCAGCCATGCACTGA
- the cobQ gene encoding cobyric acid synthase CobQ has protein sequence MSSKCIMVQGTSSSAGKSVLVAALCRIFSKRGYRVAPFKSQNMSLNSFTTHENREIAVAQVLQAEAAGIRPSYHMNPILLKPKEDFTSQVIVHGRPAGNMNFQEYQTGFRETALKAIRESLDYLKERYDIIVIEGAGSPAEINMRDRDLANMEIAHLADADVILVADIDRGGVFASIAGTLMLLDKRDRSRIKGVVINKFRGNLEILMPGIERIEEITGVPVLGVLPYDESLKLPEEDSASLAERKYRGRGDVKIGVMRLPRISNFTDIDPLEYEEDVAVRLIEAGDSLEGLDAIIIPGTRNTISDLMYLRDNGFADEIRDLSREIPVFGICGGFQMLGRSIIDEGLQESKLGSVDGLNLLDCKTTFTGDGKIISRSEGEITGAGLFSGIAGETVEGYELHEGTTVLGYVKPLMKVKRGFGNTYTMGFDGAADGNVAGTYFHGIFHNFRFRRYFTNLLRERKGLEKLDYVDDHFDASRRFSIDRLAEIVEENMDLSIIEDIIEGD, from the coding sequence ATGAGTTCAAAATGTATAATGGTGCAGGGGACATCATCAAGTGCCGGTAAGAGTGTCCTTGTGGCTGCACTCTGCCGCATATTCTCAAAGAGGGGCTACCGGGTTGCCCCCTTCAAATCCCAGAACATGTCACTGAATTCCTTCACAACCCATGAGAACAGGGAGATAGCGGTGGCCCAGGTCCTCCAGGCAGAGGCTGCAGGCATCAGGCCATCATATCACATGAACCCCATACTCCTCAAACCCAAGGAGGACTTCACATCCCAGGTCATAGTCCACGGCAGACCCGCCGGGAACATGAACTTCCAGGAGTACCAGACAGGGTTCCGGGAAACCGCCCTTAAGGCCATAAGGGAGTCCCTTGATTACCTTAAGGAGCGATATGATATCATCGTGATTGAGGGGGCCGGATCCCCTGCCGAAATAAACATGAGGGACCGCGACCTTGCCAATATGGAAATAGCCCACCTTGCAGACGCCGATGTTATACTTGTTGCTGATATAGACCGTGGGGGAGTTTTCGCCTCAATTGCAGGCACCCTGATGCTTCTCGATAAGCGTGACAGGTCCCGGATAAAGGGTGTTGTCATAAACAAGTTCAGGGGAAACCTTGAAATCCTCATGCCCGGTATAGAAAGGATTGAGGAAATAACAGGGGTGCCTGTGCTTGGTGTGCTCCCCTACGACGAGAGTCTGAAGCTTCCTGAGGAGGATTCAGCCTCGCTCGCAGAGCGGAAGTACCGTGGAAGGGGTGATGTGAAGATCGGTGTCATGAGGCTTCCCCGAATATCCAACTTCACAGACATAGACCCCCTTGAGTACGAGGAGGACGTTGCCGTGAGGCTCATAGAGGCCGGTGACAGCCTCGAGGGCCTTGACGCCATCATAATCCCTGGAACCAGGAACACCATAAGCGACCTCATGTATCTGAGGGATAATGGCTTTGCCGATGAGATCAGGGATCTGAGCCGTGAGATACCAGTATTCGGTATATGCGGTGGTTTTCAGATGCTTGGGAGGAGTATCATTGATGAGGGGCTTCAGGAGTCAAAGCTGGGAAGCGTGGATGGCCTCAACCTCCTTGACTGCAAAACCACATTCACAGGTGATGGTAAGATAATATCCCGGAGTGAAGGGGAGATAACCGGTGCCGGCCTGTTCTCAGGTATTGCAGGGGAAACCGTGGAGGGCTATGAGCTCCATGAGGGAACCACAGTCCTGGGTTATGTTAAACCACTCATGAAGGTGAAGAGGGGCTTTGGTAACACATACACCATGGGATTCGATGGTGCCGCCGATGGGAACGTGGCGGGTACCTACTTCCACGGCATATTCCACAACTTCAGATTCAGGAGGTACTTCACCAACCTTCTGAGGGAGAGGAAGGGTCTTGAAAAGCTTGACTATGTGGACGACCACTTCGATGCCTCAAGGAGGTTCTCAATTGACCGCCTGGCGGAGATAGTCGAGGAGAACATGGACCTATCCATCATTGAGGACATCATAGAAGGGGATTAG
- a CDS encoding DASS family sodium-coupled anion symporter — protein MTNAKKGFILSFLLALAVYLIPLPGLKASGHAAISLLVFAVSMWATESVPLAVTSLIILFAQPLIGVESFENAVIGFANPILFLMIGGFIMAEAIRKSGLAQRFTYYLLRRLGTSPERGLFVSIFSTGLLSAWIENVVAFAMLLPIIKEIVDIMGCSEPERGRSNYAKAMILGASFGSLAGGFGTEIGTAPNLMAAAYTQIPFINWMIFGFPLAVAMLFVIWFVLMRIFPSEVTALCDGDAVIGKKLMELGEVKREEKVSAGILLFAILLWVTAGWTGINSYSVSLIAAVMFIFAGVITWKDAQKNIDWGLIVFFGGALSLGSALLKTGAAAWLINDLVRMLGSDPSTILVMLVLMVLAVLITQVMSNIALSAILVPLSVTLAGAQHQPVGIYAVPVAIACSLSFMLPMADPTVAMAYGSGYVKLRDIPRAGIPVIVVGIILTVLVITTLAVPFIA, from the coding sequence ATTACGAATGCAAAGAAAGGATTTATTCTGAGTTTTCTTCTTGCACTTGCAGTGTACCTGATACCATTACCTGGCCTTAAGGCCTCAGGACACGCAGCAATATCCTTACTTGTTTTCGCGGTTTCAATGTGGGCAACGGAGTCTGTTCCACTGGCGGTAACATCTCTCATAATACTCTTTGCACAGCCACTTATCGGCGTTGAGAGCTTTGAAAATGCTGTTATAGGATTCGCAAACCCCATACTCTTCCTCATGATAGGCGGTTTCATAATGGCTGAGGCCATAAGGAAGAGTGGCCTTGCACAGAGATTCACATACTACCTTTTAAGGAGACTTGGAACATCACCCGAGAGAGGCCTCTTTGTGAGCATATTCTCCACGGGCCTTCTCTCAGCGTGGATCGAGAACGTGGTGGCATTTGCAATGCTCCTTCCAATCATAAAGGAGATAGTGGATATAATGGGCTGTTCTGAGCCTGAGAGGGGGAGGAGTAACTATGCAAAGGCAATGATACTGGGGGCATCATTCGGGTCCCTTGCAGGTGGCTTCGGTACAGAGATAGGGACAGCCCCCAACCTCATGGCGGCTGCCTACACCCAGATACCCTTCATCAACTGGATGATCTTCGGGTTCCCCCTTGCAGTTGCAATGCTCTTTGTAATATGGTTTGTCCTCATGAGGATATTCCCCAGTGAGGTCACAGCCCTATGTGACGGTGACGCAGTTATAGGGAAGAAACTGATGGAACTTGGTGAGGTTAAAAGGGAGGAGAAGGTCAGCGCCGGGATACTCCTATTCGCAATTCTGCTCTGGGTGACAGCTGGCTGGACAGGCATCAACAGCTACTCGGTTTCACTGATAGCCGCGGTGATGTTCATCTTCGCCGGTGTTATAACCTGGAAGGACGCCCAGAAGAATATTGACTGGGGCCTCATTGTGTTCTTTGGGGGTGCACTTTCCCTTGGAAGCGCCCTCCTCAAGACTGGTGCCGCCGCATGGCTGATAAATGACCTTGTCAGGATGCTGGGATCTGACCCATCAACGATTCTTGTCATGCTGGTCCTCATGGTCCTTGCAGTGCTTATAACTCAGGTGATGTCAAATATAGCACTATCAGCGATCCTGGTTCCGCTTTCAGTGACCCTTGCAGGTGCACAGCATCAGCCGGTGGGGATATACGCGGTTCCGGTTGCCATAGCATGTTCACTGTCCTTCATGCTACCAATGGCTGATCCAACCGTTGCAATGGCCTATGGTTCTGGCTACGTTAAGCTCCGTGACATACCCCGGGCAGGGATTCCAGTGATAGTGGTGGGTATCATCCTGACGGTCCTTGTGATTACAACACTCGCGGTGCCGTTCATAGCATAG
- a CDS encoding hydroxymethylglutaryl-CoA synthase, with the protein MAGIVGYGVYIPSYRIKVEEIARVWGDDPQAISRGLVVEEKSVPGPDEDTATISVEAARNALKRSQIDPSRIGAVYVGSESHPYAVKPTATIVAEAVEATPEMTAADLEFACKAGTAGIQACMGLVDSGIIEYGLAVGADTAQGAPGDALEYTASAGGAAYVIGNENCLAEIKETYSFTTDTPDFYRREGMPYPRHGGRFTGEPAYFKHVLGAARGMMEKTGLSAGDFDYAVFHQPNGKFYLKAAKKLGFESEQVKPGLLTPVIGNTYSGATPIGLAATLDVAEPGARILAVSYGSGAGSDAFIIEVTDEIEKKRDLAPAVSEIISKRKYVDYALYAKFKGKLRMA; encoded by the coding sequence ATGGCTGGAATCGTTGGATATGGAGTTTACATTCCATCATACAGAATAAAGGTTGAAGAAATAGCGAGGGTCTGGGGAGACGACCCCCAGGCCATATCAAGGGGACTGGTTGTTGAAGAGAAATCAGTTCCAGGTCCAGATGAGGACACCGCAACAATCTCAGTGGAGGCTGCCCGAAACGCCCTCAAAAGAAGCCAGATAGACCCCTCAAGGATAGGGGCCGTCTATGTTGGTTCAGAATCCCACCCCTATGCAGTCAAACCAACAGCAACAATCGTCGCAGAGGCCGTGGAGGCAACTCCTGAAATGACAGCTGCTGACCTTGAATTCGCATGTAAAGCAGGAACCGCAGGTATACAGGCCTGTATGGGACTTGTTGACTCAGGAATCATTGAATACGGCCTTGCTGTTGGCGCAGATACAGCCCAGGGGGCACCGGGGGATGCCCTTGAATACACAGCATCAGCAGGCGGGGCGGCCTACGTCATAGGAAATGAGAACTGTCTTGCAGAGATAAAGGAAACCTACAGTTTCACCACCGACACCCCCGACTTCTACAGGAGGGAGGGAATGCCATACCCCCGACACGGTGGAAGGTTCACAGGTGAACCCGCTTACTTCAAACACGTTCTTGGCGCTGCAAGGGGTATGATGGAAAAGACGGGCCTCTCTGCAGGTGACTTTGACTACGCGGTTTTCCACCAGCCAAACGGAAAGTTCTACCTGAAGGCAGCGAAAAAACTTGGATTTGAAAGCGAACAGGTGAAACCGGGGCTTTTAACACCGGTAATAGGTAACACATACTCCGGTGCAACACCAATAGGCCTTGCAGCAACACTGGACGTTGCAGAACCAGGGGCAAGGATACTTGCAGTTTCCTATGGTTCAGGGGCCGGGAGTGACGCATTCATAATAGAGGTCACAGACGAGATAGAGAAAAAGAGGGACCTCGCCCCAGCCGTTTCTGAAATCATCAGCAAGAGGAAATACGTTGACTATGCACTCTATGCCAAGTTCAAGGGCAAACTCAGGATGGCTTAA
- a CDS encoding PAS domain S-box protein, producing MSGVSPESPLLSDEDLKSVFETVIHNSPDGVITVNSEGIIVFSNPAADRMFGYTSLEGKRVDLLVPESLRDDLKAKMREYRMEGEHELAGRVFETTSLRSDGTEFPVEMSLNPARTSGGLFLTSIIRDISERRRMEDEVHRREEQFRDLFENANDMIQAVDPDGRFVYVNRAWMETLGYTEDDIENLTIFDVIHPDKLDECREIFSRVMSGESIPLVETAFITKDGKKIFVEGNVNVRIRDGEVEYSRAIFRDVTERLKFQRELERLASIVESSGDGIVSYDLEGNIIDWNRGAERIYGYSADEIRGQNVSILMDEEEFERLRGLISEVRSGKLVSNFEARRFRKDGEEIWLSISLSPLKDVNGEIIGVSTIARDITEMKRTQEALRESEEKYRKIVEKFIQNALALISEINR from the coding sequence ATGTCCGGTGTTTCTCCTGAAAGCCCTTTACTGTCTGATGAGGACCTTAAATCAGTATTTGAGACAGTTATACATAACAGCCCCGATGGGGTGATTACAGTTAACTCTGAGGGCATTATCGTATTCTCAAACCCTGCTGCAGATAGGATGTTTGGATACACATCCCTTGAGGGTAAAAGGGTTGATTTACTTGTCCCGGAATCCCTCCGGGATGACCTAAAGGCCAAGATGAGAGAATACCGGATGGAGGGGGAGCACGAACTCGCAGGGAGGGTTTTTGAAACCACATCCCTCCGATCAGATGGGACTGAGTTTCCTGTTGAAATGAGCCTGAACCCTGCACGGACATCAGGGGGCCTTTTCCTGACCTCAATAATCAGGGATATCTCAGAGAGGCGGAGAATGGAGGATGAGGTTCACAGAAGGGAGGAGCAGTTCAGGGACCTCTTTGAGAACGCCAATGACATGATACAGGCGGTTGACCCTGATGGCAGATTCGTATATGTGAACAGGGCCTGGATGGAGACCCTGGGTTACACTGAGGACGACATTGAGAATCTCACAATATTTGATGTGATACACCCCGACAAGCTGGATGAGTGCCGTGAGATCTTCAGCCGTGTAATGAGCGGGGAGAGCATCCCCCTCGTTGAAACCGCATTCATAACAAAGGATGGTAAGAAGATCTTTGTGGAGGGAAACGTCAATGTCCGCATAAGGGATGGTGAGGTTGAGTACAGCCGGGCAATCTTCAGGGATGTGACAGAGAGGTTGAAGTTCCAGCGCGAACTCGAAAGGCTGGCGTCCATCGTGGAGTCCTCGGGGGATGGAATCGTAAGCTATGACCTTGAAGGGAACATAATTGACTGGAACAGGGGTGCTGAGAGGATATACGGTTACAGTGCAGATGAGATCAGGGGACAGAACGTCTCTATTCTCATGGATGAGGAGGAATTTGAAAGGCTCAGGGGCCTCATATCTGAGGTGAGATCCGGTAAACTTGTTTCAAACTTTGAGGCCAGAAGGTTCAGGAAGGATGGGGAGGAGATATGGCTTTCCATTTCACTCTCACCACTCAAGGACGTTAATGGCGAGATTATAGGGGTATCCACCATTGCAAGGGATATAACTGAGATGAAGAGGACACAGGAGGCCCTCAGAGAGAGTGAGGAGAAGTACCGTAAAATCGTTGAGAAATTTATCCAGAATGCCCTTGCCCTCATATCCGAGATAAACCGCTGA
- the thsA gene encoding thermosome subunit alpha, translating to MAQGQQPILVLPEGTSRYLGRDAQRMNILAGKILAETVRTTLGPKGMDKMLVDSLGDIVVTNDGVTILKEMDIEHPAAKMLVEVAKTQEDEVGDGTTTAVIIAGELLKKAETLLEMEIHPTIIAMGYRQAAEKAQEILNDIAIDASDRDTLIKVAMTAMTGKGTEKAREPLAELIVDAVQQVEEDGEVEKDHIKIEKKEGAAVDDSTLVQGVIIDKERVHPGMPKKVENAKIALLNCPIEVKETEVDAEIRITDPSQMQAFIEQEEQMIRDMVNSIVETGANVLFCQKGIDDLAQHYLAKADVLAVRRVKKSDMEKLSKATGANIVTNIEDLSDDDLGEAGIVSEKKISGEEMIFVEECKEPKAVTILVRGSTEHVVSEVERAIEDAIGVVAATVEDGKVVAGGGAPEIEVAKRLKDYADSISGREQLAVSAFADALEIVPKTLAENAGLDSIDVLVDLRAAHEESPYMGLDVFDGEIVDMKEAGVIEPHKVKKQAIQSAAEAAEMILRIDDVIAASSSGSDEDMDMGDMGGMPPM from the coding sequence ATGGCACAGGGACAGCAGCCAATTCTTGTACTGCCTGAAGGTACAAGCAGGTACCTTGGAAGGGACGCACAGAGAATGAACATCCTTGCAGGTAAAATACTGGCAGAAACCGTCAGGACAACCCTTGGACCAAAGGGAATGGACAAAATGCTGGTTGACTCCCTTGGGGACATCGTGGTGACAAACGACGGTGTCACAATACTCAAGGAAATGGACATAGAGCACCCCGCAGCAAAGATGCTTGTTGAGGTGGCAAAGACCCAGGAGGACGAAGTCGGTGACGGTACAACAACAGCCGTCATCATAGCAGGTGAACTTCTTAAAAAAGCTGAAACACTCCTTGAAATGGAAATCCACCCAACAATAATTGCAATGGGTTACAGACAGGCCGCTGAAAAGGCCCAGGAAATACTCAACGACATTGCAATTGACGCAAGCGACAGGGACACACTCATAAAGGTCGCAATGACCGCAATGACCGGTAAGGGAACAGAAAAGGCAAGGGAACCACTGGCTGAACTCATAGTTGACGCTGTCCAGCAGGTTGAGGAAGACGGCGAGGTCGAGAAGGACCACATAAAGATAGAGAAGAAGGAAGGCGCAGCCGTGGACGACTCAACACTCGTCCAGGGTGTCATCATCGACAAGGAAAGGGTTCACCCAGGAATGCCCAAAAAGGTTGAAAACGCCAAAATAGCACTCCTGAACTGCCCAATAGAAGTCAAAGAGACAGAAGTCGACGCAGAAATCAGGATAACAGACCCATCACAGATGCAGGCCTTCATTGAACAGGAAGAGCAGATGATCCGCGACATGGTCAACTCCATAGTCGAGACAGGCGCAAACGTGCTCTTCTGTCAGAAGGGTATCGATGACCTTGCACAGCACTACCTGGCCAAGGCAGACGTTCTTGCAGTAAGGAGGGTTAAAAAATCAGATATGGAGAAACTCTCCAAGGCAACAGGTGCAAACATCGTCACAAACATTGAGGACCTCAGTGATGACGACCTAGGCGAAGCAGGCATTGTCTCAGAGAAGAAGATCTCAGGCGAAGAGATGATCTTCGTTGAGGAATGCAAGGAGCCAAAGGCAGTCACAATACTCGTGAGGGGTTCAACAGAACACGTTGTAAGCGAAGTTGAAAGGGCAATCGAAGACGCAATAGGAGTCGTTGCAGCAACAGTCGAGGACGGCAAGGTCGTTGCAGGTGGCGGAGCACCTGAAATAGAGGTCGCAAAGAGGCTCAAGGACTATGCTGATTCAATAAGCGGAAGGGAACAGCTTGCAGTCTCAGCCTTTGCAGACGCCCTTGAGATCGTTCCAAAGACCCTTGCAGAGAACGCTGGACTTGACAGCATCGACGTCCTGGTGGACCTCAGGGCTGCCCACGAGGAGTCACCATACATGGGACTTGATGTCTTCGATGGCGAAATCGTTGACATGAAAGAGGCCGGTGTAATAGAGCCCCACAAGGTCAAGAAACAGGCCATCCAGTCCGCTGCAGAGGCAGCTGAGATGATCCTCCGCATAGACGACGTCATAGCCGCATCATCCTCCGGATCCGATGAGGACATGGATATGGGCGACATGGGCGGAATGCCTCCAATGTAG
- a CDS encoding heparan-alpha-glucosaminide N-acetyltransferase has protein sequence MGVASSSERFHEVDAMRGIAVVMMIIYHVIFDLNFLGAVELDMNSPLIWLTGRLAAFLFIFLVGVSLSLSHSRRGSGCPGHYIKRGIRIFLYGLLITAATWIYPHKGFIVFGVLHFIGAAVIITYPFAGRRVLSVIAALLALATGMWVSGLRVDTQFFVWFGLKPPGFYTLDYFPLLPWIGIVLLGIFTGDTLYPGYRRRWKGKFPGRNPALEFLGKNSLAIYFVHQPIILAFIWFLMNI, from the coding sequence ATGGGGGTAGCATCGTCCAGCGAGAGGTTCCATGAGGTGGATGCCATGAGGGGCATCGCTGTTGTGATGATGATCATATACCATGTGATCTTTGACCTCAATTTCCTTGGAGCGGTGGAACTGGATATGAACTCACCGCTGATCTGGCTCACCGGGAGGCTGGCCGCATTTCTCTTCATATTCCTTGTGGGAGTATCACTCAGCCTCAGCCACTCCAGAAGGGGTTCTGGGTGCCCTGGACATTACATTAAGAGGGGTATCAGGATATTCCTCTACGGCCTCCTGATAACTGCTGCCACCTGGATATACCCCCATAAGGGATTCATAGTGTTCGGGGTGCTGCATTTCATAGGCGCTGCTGTTATCATCACATACCCATTTGCAGGAAGAAGGGTACTCTCGGTTATCGCAGCCCTACTGGCTCTGGCGACAGGGATGTGGGTTTCAGGCTTGAGGGTGGACACCCAATTTTTTGTCTGGTTTGGACTGAAGCCCCCTGGATTTTACACACTCGACTACTTTCCCCTGCTTCCATGGATCGGTATTGTCCTTCTCGGTATCTTCACAGGGGATACCCTCTATCCCGGATACAGGAGGAGATGGAAGGGAAAGTTCCCAGGAAGAAACCCTGCACTTGAATTTCTGGGAAAAAACTCACTGGCCATTTACTTTGTTCATCAGCCCATAATACTGGCTTTCATATGGTTTTTGATGAATATTTAA